Proteins encoded by one window of Candidatus Schekmanbacteria bacterium:
- a CDS encoding pyridoxamine 5'-phosphate oxidase family protein has protein sequence MPKIKIPKYSPRLLDILKKNGITLKDKISVEEFEREVCRFMDKNKVLHLGTSYNDIPRVTPLEYKHKGFTLYIFSEGGGKFANLRKNKNVALSIASPYDSKKDFFGAKGLQMWGRAEVISAKSSPKKFKECLQIMGIDERRLSGEFNYRVIKIEPHMIRYRNTRAGFRNVVWEK, from the coding sequence ATGCCCAAAATAAAGATTCCTAAATATTCTCCCCGACTTTTGGATATCCTTAAGAAAAACGGCATAACATTGAAAGATAAGATTTCTGTTGAGGAATTTGAAAGGGAAGTTTGCCGATTTATGGATAAAAATAAAGTTCTTCATCTTGGAACGAGCTATAATGATATACCTCGTGTTACGCCTCTTGAATATAAACATAAAGGATTTACGCTTTATATTTTTTCAGAAGGTGGCGGTAAGTTTGCAAATTTGAGGAAAAACAAGAATGTTGCTCTCTCCATTGCTTCTCCCTATGATTCAAAAAAGGATTTCTTTGGCGCAAAGGGATTGCAGATGTGGGGCAGGGCAGAGGTGATTTCAGCAAAATCTTCTCCCAAGAAATTCAAAGAATGCCTTCAAATAATGGGTATTGATGAAAGGCGTCTTTCCGGTGAATTCAATTATAGAGTAATCAAGATTGAACCACATATGATTAGATACCGCAATACTCGTGCAGGTTTCAGAAATGTAGTATGGGAAAAATAG
- a CDS encoding tetratricopeptide repeat protein, translated as MNKLSNNNIFLICIITLAGILSFSLYLPSLKTPFLFDDLLIINPSVDYSGGIKALLESIDIFSSRPLLGTTYRLNSLISRGNPAGYHIVNIALHFLNSLLLFFIVRMLLLKTSDISELLQINILSFASVLFFLVHPLASESVIYITGRSSLLYTFFLLLSFLSFLKAIEAKSIKLFLHITVSLLFFFCALLSKEISLIFPAFILIATLFFYRDENKERTILLFLPYFLISLFVSLLKMPSLFILKSPDKTVRPLFTHILTEFNVFAHYLLKMLYPVNLNIDPFFSDIGSLFNVHFLLGFLIFTLLIFIAYRIKKNLPLSSFGIIWLILAFSPHLLVRLRDYMCERWLYFPLIALAFLISDPLKRLISKKEQMKKKYIAAAILCLSTCFYLGLTGNRIMDWKSDISIWKDAVKKSPQKFRTHANLGYVLLKKERYEEAKEEIKKAIEINNKYAEIHYYLAEAYLGLGNDDMALKEFEESLKYLPYYDYNDNPTYYNSLINMGVIFFKKGDKQKALESFNAAIRQNPKRPQAYNNIGILYLSTGELKKAEQFFIAALFRDNDNKKAKENLRYIYALKEKEAKE; from the coding sequence ATGAATAAACTTTCTAATAATAATATTTTCCTAATCTGTATTATTACACTTGCTGGTATTTTATCTTTTTCATTATACCTTCCCTCTTTGAAAACTCCTTTTCTCTTCGACGACCTTCTAATCATCAACCCTTCTGTTGATTATTCTGGAGGAATCAAAGCGCTTCTTGAAAGCATCGATATTTTTTCATCAAGGCCCCTGCTTGGCACAACTTACAGATTGAATTCTCTGATTTCAAGAGGCAATCCGGCAGGTTATCACATAGTAAATATAGCTCTTCATTTCCTAAACTCTCTTTTGCTTTTCTTCATAGTCAGAATGCTGCTTCTAAAAACTTCAGACATCTCTGAGTTGCTTCAAATAAATATACTTAGTTTCGCATCTGTGCTTTTTTTTCTTGTTCATCCTCTCGCCTCAGAATCTGTCATTTACATTACAGGAAGGTCATCGCTTCTTTATACCTTCTTCCTTCTTCTTTCGTTCCTTTCTTTTCTGAAAGCGATTGAAGCGAAAAGTATAAAGTTATTTTTGCATATTACGGTATCTCTTTTATTTTTTTTCTGCGCACTCTTGAGTAAGGAAATTTCACTAATTTTCCCTGCTTTCATTCTTATTGCAACACTGTTCTTTTACAGAGATGAAAACAAAGAAAGAACAATCCTCCTTTTTCTTCCCTATTTTCTGATTTCTCTATTCGTTTCGCTTTTGAAAATGCCTTCCCTTTTCATTTTGAAAAGCCCTGATAAAACTGTGCGTCCTCTCTTTACGCATATCCTCACTGAATTTAATGTCTTTGCGCATTATCTCCTTAAAATGCTTTATCCGGTAAATCTCAATATCGACCCTTTTTTCTCAGATATTGGATCCTTATTCAATGTGCATTTTCTACTTGGATTTCTCATATTCACTCTTTTAATCTTTATTGCCTACCGGATCAAAAAGAATTTACCATTGTCGTCATTTGGAATCATATGGCTTATTCTGGCTTTTTCTCCTCACCTCCTTGTACGCTTGAGAGACTATATGTGTGAGAGGTGGTTATATTTTCCCCTTATCGCCCTTGCATTTCTTATATCAGACCCCTTGAAAAGGCTTATCTCGAAAAAAGAACAAATGAAAAAAAAATATATAGCCGCCGCTATACTTTGCCTATCTACCTGCTTTTATCTCGGATTGACAGGAAACAGAATTATGGACTGGAAAAGCGATATATCCATTTGGAAGGACGCCGTAAAGAAATCTCCTCAAAAATTCAGGACACATGCGAATCTCGGTTATGTCCTTTTGAAAAAAGAGCGTTATGAGGAAGCAAAGGAAGAAATAAAGAAAGCAATTGAAATCAACAATAAATATGCTGAAATCCACTACTACCTTGCAGAAGCCTATCTTGGTTTGGGTAATGACGATATGGCATTGAAGGAATTTGAAGAATCGCTGAAGTACTTGCCCTATTATGATTACAACGACAATCCTACATATTACAATTCGCTTATCAATATGGGAGTAATTTTCTTCAAAAAAGGCGATAAACAAAAGGCATTAGAATCATTCAACGCCGCAATAAGGCAAAATCCCAAGAGACCGCAAGCATACAATAATATTGGGATTCTCTATTTGAGTACAGGCGAGCTCAAAAAAGCTGAGCAATTCTTTATTGCAGCTCTTTTCCGAGACAATGACAACAAGAAAGCAAAAGAGAATTTACGATATATCTATGCTTTAAAAGAAAAAGAAGCAAAAGAGTGA